The following are encoded together in the Coregonus clupeaformis isolate EN_2021a chromosome 24, ASM2061545v1, whole genome shotgun sequence genome:
- the dtx3 gene encoding probable E3 ubiquitin-protein ligase DTX3 isoform X3 — translation MGSQVSSDEMSGGQGGDEVLVSQAVWDYLAAAGQPWLIDFQDKQGLSAGIIRRGERGGCCAVRLRPVEGSRSGGGPRMMDEGPISNETRKAFIDLCRCARKEMSKQETGPKRKRSLLPCVGVGVLEGGGEGSLLPPQPPQPRRSQRQQQRYKKPAEDEACMVLSNSMNSMSHNASGQRKQDNMEVSCSMMASSHNHSHSEADDYTSCSICMGDMVERTTLERCGHAFCRLCLDQAFKVKRACPVCRQVYGQLIGNQPATGSMMVDREPDLELPGHEGYGCICIIYSFPPGLQAPEHPNPGVRHPGTYRVAYLPDSPEGNRVLGLLRRAFEQRLIFTIGTSMTTGMHNVITWNDIHHKTSIWGGTYCFGYPDPTYLVRVTEELREKGITAD, via the exons TTTCATCGGATGAGATGAGTGGGGGGCAGGGTGGTGACGAGGTGCTGGTGTCCCAGGCGGTGTGGGACTACCTGGCCGCCGCCGGCCAGCCCTGGCTCATAGACTTTCAGGACAAGCAGGGCTTGAGTGCCGGCATCATCCGCCGAGGGGAGCGGGGAGGCTGCTGCGCGGTGCGGCTACGGCCCGTAGAGGGATCCCGTTCTGGGGGAGGACCCAGGATGATGGACGAAGGACCAATCTCCAACGAGACCCGCAAGGCCTTCATAGACTTATGCCGCTGCGCCCGGAAAGAGATGAGCAAACAGGAGACGGGTCCTAAGCGGAAGAGGTCCCTGCTGCCCTGTGTTGGGGTGGGGgtcctggaggggggtggagagggcaGCCTGCTACCACCTCAGCCTCCCCAGCCTAGACGCTCTCAGAGGCAGCAACAGAGGTATAAGAAGCCAGCGGAGGATGAGGCCTGTATGGTCCTCTCCAACTCCATGAACTCCATGTCCCACAATGCATCAGGACAAAGGAAGCAGGACAACATGGAGGTCAGCTGCAGTATGATGGCCTCCTCTCATAACCACTCCCACAGTGAAGCAGATGACTACACCTCATGCTCCATCTGCATGGGCGACATGGTGGAGAGGACGACGCTGGAGAG GTGTGGCCACGCATTCTGCCGGTTGTGTCTGGACCAGGCCTTCAAGGTGAAGAGAGCGTGTCCTGTGTGTCGTCAGGTGTACGGCCAGCTCATAGGGAACCAGCCAGCTACCGGGAGTATGATGGTGGATAGAGAGCCAGATCTGGAGTTGCCGGGACACGAGGGCTACGGGTGTATCTGCATCATCTACAGCTTCCCACCTGGTCTACAGgcg CCAGAGCACCCTAACCCGGGGGTGAGGCACCCTGGGACGTACCGCGTGGCTTACCTCCCAGACAGTCCAGAGGGGAACCGGGTCCTGGGCCTGCTCCGCCGGGCCTTCGAACAGCGCCTCATCTTCACCATTGGGACCTCCATGACCACAGGAATGCATAACGTCATTACCTGGAACGACATCCACCACAAGACCTCCATATGGGGCGGAACATACTG CTTTGGCTACCCAGACCCCACTTACCTGGTGAGAGTGACCGAGGAACTCAGAGAGAAAGGCATCACTGCAGACTGA
- the dtx3 gene encoding probable E3 ubiquitin-protein ligase DTX3 isoform X2, which yields MNMGMVLKVSSDEMSGGQGGDEVLVSQAVWDYLAAAGQPWLIDFQDKQGLSAGIIRRGERGGCCAVRLRPVEGSRSGGGPRMMDEGPISNETRKAFIDLCRCARKEMSKQETGPKRKRSLLPCVGVGVLEGGGEGSLLPPQPPQPRRSQRQQQRYKKPAEDEACMVLSNSMNSMSHNASGQRKQDNMEVSCSMMASSHNHSHSEADDYTSCSICMGDMVERTTLERCGHAFCRLCLDQAFKVKRACPVCRQVYGQLIGNQPATGSMMVDREPDLELPGHEGYGCICIIYSFPPGLQAPEHPNPGVRHPGTYRVAYLPDSPEGNRVLGLLRRAFEQRLIFTIGTSMTTGMHNVITWNDIHHKTSIWGGTYCFGYPDPTYLVRVTEELREKGITAD from the exons TTTCATCGGATGAGATGAGTGGGGGGCAGGGTGGTGACGAGGTGCTGGTGTCCCAGGCGGTGTGGGACTACCTGGCCGCCGCCGGCCAGCCCTGGCTCATAGACTTTCAGGACAAGCAGGGCTTGAGTGCCGGCATCATCCGCCGAGGGGAGCGGGGAGGCTGCTGCGCGGTGCGGCTACGGCCCGTAGAGGGATCCCGTTCTGGGGGAGGACCCAGGATGATGGACGAAGGACCAATCTCCAACGAGACCCGCAAGGCCTTCATAGACTTATGCCGCTGCGCCCGGAAAGAGATGAGCAAACAGGAGACGGGTCCTAAGCGGAAGAGGTCCCTGCTGCCCTGTGTTGGGGTGGGGgtcctggaggggggtggagagggcaGCCTGCTACCACCTCAGCCTCCCCAGCCTAGACGCTCTCAGAGGCAGCAACAGAGGTATAAGAAGCCAGCGGAGGATGAGGCCTGTATGGTCCTCTCCAACTCCATGAACTCCATGTCCCACAATGCATCAGGACAAAGGAAGCAGGACAACATGGAGGTCAGCTGCAGTATGATGGCCTCCTCTCATAACCACTCCCACAGTGAAGCAGATGACTACACCTCATGCTCCATCTGCATGGGCGACATGGTGGAGAGGACGACGCTGGAGAG GTGTGGCCACGCATTCTGCCGGTTGTGTCTGGACCAGGCCTTCAAGGTGAAGAGAGCGTGTCCTGTGTGTCGTCAGGTGTACGGCCAGCTCATAGGGAACCAGCCAGCTACCGGGAGTATGATGGTGGATAGAGAGCCAGATCTGGAGTTGCCGGGACACGAGGGCTACGGGTGTATCTGCATCATCTACAGCTTCCCACCTGGTCTACAGgcg CCAGAGCACCCTAACCCGGGGGTGAGGCACCCTGGGACGTACCGCGTGGCTTACCTCCCAGACAGTCCAGAGGGGAACCGGGTCCTGGGCCTGCTCCGCCGGGCCTTCGAACAGCGCCTCATCTTCACCATTGGGACCTCCATGACCACAGGAATGCATAACGTCATTACCTGGAACGACATCCACCACAAGACCTCCATATGGGGCGGAACATACTG CTTTGGCTACCCAGACCCCACTTACCTGGTGAGAGTGACCGAGGAACTCAGAGAGAAAGGCATCACTGCAGACTGA
- the dtx3 gene encoding probable E3 ubiquitin-protein ligase DTX3 isoform X1 gives MWELLQDCWKSIPVSSDEMSGGQGGDEVLVSQAVWDYLAAAGQPWLIDFQDKQGLSAGIIRRGERGGCCAVRLRPVEGSRSGGGPRMMDEGPISNETRKAFIDLCRCARKEMSKQETGPKRKRSLLPCVGVGVLEGGGEGSLLPPQPPQPRRSQRQQQRYKKPAEDEACMVLSNSMNSMSHNASGQRKQDNMEVSCSMMASSHNHSHSEADDYTSCSICMGDMVERTTLERCGHAFCRLCLDQAFKVKRACPVCRQVYGQLIGNQPATGSMMVDREPDLELPGHEGYGCICIIYSFPPGLQAPEHPNPGVRHPGTYRVAYLPDSPEGNRVLGLLRRAFEQRLIFTIGTSMTTGMHNVITWNDIHHKTSIWGGTYCFGYPDPTYLVRVTEELREKGITAD, from the exons TTTCATCGGATGAGATGAGTGGGGGGCAGGGTGGTGACGAGGTGCTGGTGTCCCAGGCGGTGTGGGACTACCTGGCCGCCGCCGGCCAGCCCTGGCTCATAGACTTTCAGGACAAGCAGGGCTTGAGTGCCGGCATCATCCGCCGAGGGGAGCGGGGAGGCTGCTGCGCGGTGCGGCTACGGCCCGTAGAGGGATCCCGTTCTGGGGGAGGACCCAGGATGATGGACGAAGGACCAATCTCCAACGAGACCCGCAAGGCCTTCATAGACTTATGCCGCTGCGCCCGGAAAGAGATGAGCAAACAGGAGACGGGTCCTAAGCGGAAGAGGTCCCTGCTGCCCTGTGTTGGGGTGGGGgtcctggaggggggtggagagggcaGCCTGCTACCACCTCAGCCTCCCCAGCCTAGACGCTCTCAGAGGCAGCAACAGAGGTATAAGAAGCCAGCGGAGGATGAGGCCTGTATGGTCCTCTCCAACTCCATGAACTCCATGTCCCACAATGCATCAGGACAAAGGAAGCAGGACAACATGGAGGTCAGCTGCAGTATGATGGCCTCCTCTCATAACCACTCCCACAGTGAAGCAGATGACTACACCTCATGCTCCATCTGCATGGGCGACATGGTGGAGAGGACGACGCTGGAGAG GTGTGGCCACGCATTCTGCCGGTTGTGTCTGGACCAGGCCTTCAAGGTGAAGAGAGCGTGTCCTGTGTGTCGTCAGGTGTACGGCCAGCTCATAGGGAACCAGCCAGCTACCGGGAGTATGATGGTGGATAGAGAGCCAGATCTGGAGTTGCCGGGACACGAGGGCTACGGGTGTATCTGCATCATCTACAGCTTCCCACCTGGTCTACAGgcg CCAGAGCACCCTAACCCGGGGGTGAGGCACCCTGGGACGTACCGCGTGGCTTACCTCCCAGACAGTCCAGAGGGGAACCGGGTCCTGGGCCTGCTCCGCCGGGCCTTCGAACAGCGCCTCATCTTCACCATTGGGACCTCCATGACCACAGGAATGCATAACGTCATTACCTGGAACGACATCCACCACAAGACCTCCATATGGGGCGGAACATACTG CTTTGGCTACCCAGACCCCACTTACCTGGTGAGAGTGACCGAGGAACTCAGAGAGAAAGGCATCACTGCAGACTGA
- the dtx3 gene encoding probable E3 ubiquitin-protein ligase DTX3 isoform X4: protein MSGGQGGDEVLVSQAVWDYLAAAGQPWLIDFQDKQGLSAGIIRRGERGGCCAVRLRPVEGSRSGGGPRMMDEGPISNETRKAFIDLCRCARKEMSKQETGPKRKRSLLPCVGVGVLEGGGEGSLLPPQPPQPRRSQRQQQRYKKPAEDEACMVLSNSMNSMSHNASGQRKQDNMEVSCSMMASSHNHSHSEADDYTSCSICMGDMVERTTLERCGHAFCRLCLDQAFKVKRACPVCRQVYGQLIGNQPATGSMMVDREPDLELPGHEGYGCICIIYSFPPGLQAPEHPNPGVRHPGTYRVAYLPDSPEGNRVLGLLRRAFEQRLIFTIGTSMTTGMHNVITWNDIHHKTSIWGGTYCFGYPDPTYLVRVTEELREKGITAD from the exons ATGAGTGGGGGGCAGGGTGGTGACGAGGTGCTGGTGTCCCAGGCGGTGTGGGACTACCTGGCCGCCGCCGGCCAGCCCTGGCTCATAGACTTTCAGGACAAGCAGGGCTTGAGTGCCGGCATCATCCGCCGAGGGGAGCGGGGAGGCTGCTGCGCGGTGCGGCTACGGCCCGTAGAGGGATCCCGTTCTGGGGGAGGACCCAGGATGATGGACGAAGGACCAATCTCCAACGAGACCCGCAAGGCCTTCATAGACTTATGCCGCTGCGCCCGGAAAGAGATGAGCAAACAGGAGACGGGTCCTAAGCGGAAGAGGTCCCTGCTGCCCTGTGTTGGGGTGGGGgtcctggaggggggtggagagggcaGCCTGCTACCACCTCAGCCTCCCCAGCCTAGACGCTCTCAGAGGCAGCAACAGAGGTATAAGAAGCCAGCGGAGGATGAGGCCTGTATGGTCCTCTCCAACTCCATGAACTCCATGTCCCACAATGCATCAGGACAAAGGAAGCAGGACAACATGGAGGTCAGCTGCAGTATGATGGCCTCCTCTCATAACCACTCCCACAGTGAAGCAGATGACTACACCTCATGCTCCATCTGCATGGGCGACATGGTGGAGAGGACGACGCTGGAGAG GTGTGGCCACGCATTCTGCCGGTTGTGTCTGGACCAGGCCTTCAAGGTGAAGAGAGCGTGTCCTGTGTGTCGTCAGGTGTACGGCCAGCTCATAGGGAACCAGCCAGCTACCGGGAGTATGATGGTGGATAGAGAGCCAGATCTGGAGTTGCCGGGACACGAGGGCTACGGGTGTATCTGCATCATCTACAGCTTCCCACCTGGTCTACAGgcg CCAGAGCACCCTAACCCGGGGGTGAGGCACCCTGGGACGTACCGCGTGGCTTACCTCCCAGACAGTCCAGAGGGGAACCGGGTCCTGGGCCTGCTCCGCCGGGCCTTCGAACAGCGCCTCATCTTCACCATTGGGACCTCCATGACCACAGGAATGCATAACGTCATTACCTGGAACGACATCCACCACAAGACCTCCATATGGGGCGGAACATACTG CTTTGGCTACCCAGACCCCACTTACCTGGTGAGAGTGACCGAGGAACTCAGAGAGAAAGGCATCACTGCAGACTGA